Genomic DNA from Niallia circulans:
AAACACGCTTGCATCTTGCCATCTCATCAAAGCCTGTCTCTCTCTTTATCTTAACGGCATCCCCAAGCAAGAATCAAGCTGCATTCCTGACTTTGCGAATAATTGTTAATGAGACAAAACAGACAGTAATGAAATGTTGAATTATCGTGTCCATCCAAAGATAGAATATCCTCTTATCTTAAGTTTATATAAATGTAACAATGACCATCGCAACGAAAAGGATTGTCATGTATTGAAGAGAATATACGAACATGGCAGTCGCCCATTTAATCTCGTCCTTTTTCTTACTTGCCAAAATACCTGTAATAATCCAGCCGATATTAAGCAATGTTGCCAAAATTAAGAATGGTACACCAAGCTTCATTAATAGGAATGGCAGTGGAAAAAGAGCAATAATCCAGCCATACGTATGTTTCTTCGTTACTTCAAAACCTTTAACTACAGGCAGCATTGGAACGCCTGCTGCACGGTATTCCTCTACTCTTCTAATTGCCAATGCATAGAAATGCGGTGGCTGCCAGAAGAACATAATTAAGAATAAGCTCCATGCCATAATATCAAGGTTTGGATCAATTGCAGCCCAGCCGATTAATGGTGGAACAGCGCCTGAAAAGCTGCCGATTACTGTATTCGAAACAAGTCTGCGCTTAGACCACATTGTGTAAACGACCACGTAGCTAAAAGCACCAACTAGTGCAATAACTGTTGCGGAAATTGTTGTAAGCAACATGAAGAATGTTCCGATTGCCAGAAGACCGAACCCTAATATCGCAACCTTTTTTGGTGTTACTTTTCCTGTAACAGTTGGTCTTTCCTTTGTTCTTTCCATCAGTGGATCAATGTCCATGTCAATAAAATTATTAAGTGCACATGAACCTGCAATAATTAATGCTGAGCCTATTAATGTATACAGGACTGTGTCAATATTCATTAAAAATTTCTCTCCAGAA
This window encodes:
- the cyoE gene encoding heme o synthase translates to MANYRAYPEAQVDGELPKTSAWKDFLALIKIGIVNSNLITVFTGLWLALHFSGEKFLMNIDTVLYTLIGSALIIAGSCALNNFIDMDIDPLMERTKERPTVTGKVTPKKVAILGFGLLAIGTFFMLLTTISATVIALVGAFSYVVVYTMWSKRRLVSNTVIGSFSGAVPPLIGWAAIDPNLDIMAWSLFLIMFFWQPPHFYALAIRRVEEYRAAGVPMLPVVKGFEVTKKHTYGWIIALFPLPFLLMKLGVPFLILATLLNIGWIITGILASKKKDEIKWATAMFVYSLQYMTILFVAMVIVTFI